One Nostoc punctiforme PCC 73102 DNA window includes the following coding sequences:
- a CDS encoding SDR family oxidoreductase, whose translation MKKLLITGASGFLGWHLCQLAKPEWEIYGTYLSHPLEIPGIKTLKANLTNFQELKRIFNDVKPEAVIHTAAHSQPNFCQTNPKESHAINVIASCNIAGLCADNSIPCAFTSTDLVFDGLNAPYQEIDAVCPVNLYGEQKAIAEAGMLERYPLTAVCRMPLMFGAATPTAKSFIQPFIQTLQAEKELNLFIDEFRTPVSGTTAAKGLLLALEKVNGIIHLGGKERLSRYDFGKILVEVFQLPTTKLKSCRQEDVKMAAPRPADVSLDSSKAFALGYQPLSLKEELQNLINS comes from the coding sequence ATGAAAAAATTGTTAATCACCGGAGCAAGTGGTTTTTTAGGATGGCATCTTTGCCAGCTTGCAAAACCAGAATGGGAGATTTATGGCACTTATTTATCCCATCCTTTAGAGATTCCTGGCATTAAAACGTTAAAAGCAAACTTAACAAATTTCCAGGAATTAAAACGCATATTTAATGATGTTAAACCAGAAGCAGTTATTCATACTGCTGCCCATTCGCAACCAAATTTTTGTCAAACAAACCCCAAAGAATCGCACGCAATTAACGTTATCGCATCATGCAATATTGCCGGACTTTGCGCGGATAATTCTATTCCTTGTGCTTTTACTTCAACCGACTTAGTTTTTGATGGCTTAAATGCTCCCTATCAAGAAATAGATGCCGTGTGTCCTGTCAACCTTTACGGTGAGCAGAAAGCGATCGCAGAAGCAGGTATGCTAGAAAGATATCCTCTGACAGCAGTGTGTCGAATGCCCTTGATGTTTGGTGCAGCAACACCGACAGCAAAAAGCTTTATTCAGCCATTTATTCAAACTTTACAAGCAGAAAAAGAACTAAATTTATTTATAGATGAATTTCGCACACCAGTAAGTGGAACAACTGCCGCTAAAGGACTTTTATTAGCATTAGAAAAAGTTAACGGCATCATTCACTTAGGTGGCAAAGAGCGGCTTTCGCGTTATGATTTTGGAAAAATATTAGTTGAGGTATTTCAACTCCCCACTACCAAGCTCAAATCTTGCCGACAAGAAGATGTGAAAATGGCAGCACCTAGACCAGCAGATGTTTCTTTGGATAGTTCCAAAGCTTTTGCATTGGGGTATCAGCCTTTATCTTTAAAAGAAGAATTGCAGAATTTAATCAATAGTTAA
- a CDS encoding ATP-binding protein yields the protein MNSSPKPPTAINSRGHPREFEEIIQQKSHNFVGREFVFTAINNFLHRHRHGYFTIIGAPGSGKSAILAKYVADNPHVIYYNAELEGKNRGDEFLINICTQLINQYSLSYASLPDNATEGSWFFSSLLQQISDELEPHQKLIIAIDGLNCIDRNSQPPGTNLFYLPRYLPDRVYFLLTRRPFLREKSGLLIETPSQSLDLADYPEENRRDIQAYIQSYLSVEEIPPTPLNKGGY from the coding sequence ATGAACTCATCACCCAAACCACCCACTGCAATCAATTCCAGAGGACATCCAAGGGAGTTTGAGGAAATCATTCAACAAAAAAGCCACAACTTTGTCGGTCGTGAATTTGTCTTCACGGCTATTAACAACTTTCTCCACCGCCATCGCCACGGTTATTTCACCATCATTGGCGCACCCGGTAGCGGTAAAAGTGCCATCCTTGCCAAATATGTGGCAGATAATCCTCACGTGATTTATTACAATGCCGAACTTGAGGGTAAAAATCGGGGTGACGAATTTCTCATAAATATCTGCACGCAACTAATTAATCAATACTCGCTTAGTTACGCCTCCCTCCCAGATAACGCCACAGAGGGAAGTTGGTTTTTCTCTAGTCTTCTCCAGCAAATCAGCGATGAGTTAGAACCTCATCAAAAACTGATAATTGCCATTGATGGGTTGAATTGCATTGACCGCAATAGCCAACCACCTGGGACAAATCTGTTTTATCTCCCCCGCTATCTCCCCGATAGGGTCTATTTTCTCCTCACTCGTAGACCTTTTTTGCGGGAGAAGTCGGGTTTATTAATTGAAACGCCATCGCAAAGTCTGGATTTGGCAGATTATCCAGAAGAAAATCGGCGGGATATTCAAGCTTATATTCAAAGTTACCTAAGCGTTGAAGAGATCCCCCCAACCCCCCTTAACAAGGGGGGATATTAA
- a CDS encoding Uma2 family endonuclease — MTVQLLRRKFTVEQFHKMIESGILSEDDRVELIRGEIIEMSPIGTKHAACVNRLINLLMQLLGKRVILAAQNPIALNNNSEPQPDVALLKPRDDFYETAHPQPQDIFLLIEVADSTVMYDREEKIPLYAQANIIEVWLVDINEQIVEVYQQPTAARYQFMQKFASGQTLSIPAFLDVNITVKEIFGR, encoded by the coding sequence ATGACTGTGCAGTTATTAAGACGGAAGTTCACAGTTGAGCAATTTCATAAAATGATTGAGTCGGGGATTCTGTCAGAAGATGACCGGGTGGAATTGATTCGGGGAGAGATTATAGAGATGTCGCCTATTGGGACAAAACACGCTGCTTGTGTCAATCGACTGATTAATTTGTTGATGCAGTTGTTGGGAAAGCGCGTCATACTTGCTGCTCAAAATCCAATTGCATTGAACAATAACTCAGAACCTCAGCCAGATGTAGCATTACTCAAACCCCGTGATGACTTTTATGAAACCGCACACCCCCAACCCCAGGATATTTTTTTACTAATTGAAGTAGCTGATTCGACTGTCATGTATGACCGGGAAGAGAAAATTCCTTTATATGCCCAAGCAAACATAATTGAAGTTTGGTTAGTAGATATTAACGAGCAAATTGTCGAAGTTTATCAACAGCCAACAGCTGCAAGATATCAGTTTATGCAAAAGTTTGCTAGCGGTCAAACTTTATCAATTCCAGCCTTCCTCGACGTGAATATTACCGTCAAGGAAATCTTTGGCAGATAA